One segment of Gordonia terrae DNA contains the following:
- a CDS encoding uracil-DNA glycosylase — protein MTAPPKPLAELIDPGWAQALAPVEPIITEMGRFLRTEIAEGRRYLPAGQHVLRAFTRPLEDVRVLIVGQDPYPTPGHAVGLSFSVAPDVRPIPRSLTNIYTEYCADLGYPTPTTGDLTPWADNGVLLLNRVLTVAPGEPASHRGKGWEEVTECAIKALAARDEPLVAILWGRDAAGLEKWLPDVPTIMSAHPSPLSASRGFFGSRPFSRANEELLDLGAEPVEWRLP, from the coding sequence GTGACCGCACCACCCAAACCGCTCGCCGAACTGATCGACCCGGGCTGGGCGCAGGCGTTGGCCCCGGTGGAGCCCATCATCACCGAGATGGGCCGGTTCCTGCGTACGGAGATCGCTGAGGGACGCCGCTATCTTCCTGCGGGACAACATGTCCTGCGGGCGTTCACCCGTCCGCTCGAGGACGTACGCGTCCTCATCGTCGGGCAGGATCCGTATCCGACGCCCGGACACGCAGTCGGGCTGAGCTTTTCGGTGGCTCCCGACGTGCGTCCGATCCCGCGCTCGCTGACGAACATCTACACCGAGTACTGCGCGGATCTGGGCTATCCGACACCGACCACCGGTGATCTCACGCCCTGGGCGGACAACGGCGTGCTCCTGCTCAACCGTGTGCTCACGGTGGCCCCGGGGGAGCCTGCCTCGCACCGCGGCAAGGGCTGGGAGGAGGTGACCGAGTGCGCCATCAAGGCACTCGCGGCTCGCGACGAACCACTCGTCGCGATCCTGTGGGGCCGGGACGCCGCGGGTCTGGAGAAGTGGCTTCCCGACGTACCGACCATCATGTCGGCGCACCCCTCGCCGCTGTCCGCCTCGCGCGGGTTCTTCGGCTCACGACCCTTCAGCCGGGCCAACGAGGAATTGCTCGATCTCGGTGCCGAGCCGGTGGAGTGGCGCCTGCCCTGA
- a CDS encoding gamma carbonic anhydrase family protein: MAIYALDDREPVLGQDTYVHPDAVVIGAVTLGDGVSVWPGAVLRGDYGTITVGARSNIQDGTVIHCTVLEPTVIGERCVVGHNAHIEGATIGDDCLIASGSVVLNGSTVGDGAIVGAGAVVPFKFDVPPRRMALGVPARLRDGYEVPEGHTDLNCEMYFQNAQHYRTALKRLD, translated from the coding sequence ATGGCGATCTACGCACTCGACGATCGAGAACCGGTCCTGGGACAGGACACCTACGTGCACCCGGATGCGGTCGTGATCGGTGCGGTCACCCTGGGCGATGGCGTGTCGGTGTGGCCGGGCGCGGTCCTGCGGGGTGACTACGGGACCATCACCGTGGGCGCGCGCAGCAACATCCAGGACGGCACCGTCATCCACTGCACGGTCCTCGAACCGACGGTGATCGGCGAGCGATGCGTCGTCGGTCACAACGCGCACATCGAGGGTGCGACGATCGGTGACGATTGCCTCATCGCCTCGGGATCGGTGGTCCTGAACGGGTCGACCGTCGGTGACGGCGCGATCGTGGGCGCCGGCGCGGTGGTGCCCTTCAAGTTCGACGTGCCGCCGCGACGGATGGCGCTCGGTGTGCCGGCACGGCTCCGTGACGGCTACGAGGTTCCCGAGGGGCACACCGACCTGAACTGTGAGATGTACTTCCAGAACGCGCAGCATTACCGCACCGCGCTCAAACGACTGGACTGA
- a CDS encoding thiamine-phosphate kinase, with the protein MTFEETGRPHRPIDRTDTVGAIGERAVIAALTASATTGEPAHDIVIGSGDDAAVLDIGGSAVISTDTVVEGRHFRFDWSTPDQVGARAVVQSSADVAAMGGRTTGLVVSIACPAETPVGVVLDLNDGVVHAAHELGARVLGGDLVAAGQVVVSVTAVGALEGRRPVSLGGARTGDVLAVSGPLGASAAGLAVLSDPRAAESDWPELVALHRVPAPDLGQGPVAAAAGAHAMTDISDGLVEELLTMSRAAGLAMTVESGAVPRRPDLVDAAGALGVDVARWLLAGGEDHHLLASFEAAAVPPGWTVIGSVGPASSSAPEVWVDDRRVGGPDGPDLHGWQSFADPTPH; encoded by the coding sequence GTGACCTTCGAGGAGACCGGTCGCCCCCACCGCCCGATCGACCGGACCGACACGGTCGGTGCGATCGGTGAGCGCGCGGTGATCGCCGCGCTGACCGCGTCCGCGACAACCGGCGAGCCGGCCCACGACATCGTGATCGGATCGGGTGACGACGCAGCCGTTCTCGACATCGGCGGGTCGGCGGTGATCAGCACCGACACCGTCGTCGAGGGCCGCCATTTTCGGTTCGACTGGTCGACGCCCGACCAGGTCGGTGCCCGCGCGGTGGTGCAGAGTTCGGCCGATGTCGCCGCGATGGGCGGGCGCACAACGGGTCTCGTCGTATCCATCGCGTGTCCGGCGGAGACGCCGGTCGGCGTGGTCCTCGACCTCAACGACGGGGTGGTGCACGCTGCGCACGAACTGGGTGCGCGAGTGCTGGGCGGCGATCTCGTCGCGGCCGGGCAGGTGGTGGTGAGTGTCACCGCGGTCGGTGCCCTGGAGGGTCGTCGTCCGGTGTCACTCGGTGGCGCTCGAACGGGTGACGTCCTCGCGGTGAGTGGTCCGCTCGGGGCCAGTGCGGCGGGGCTCGCGGTGTTGTCCGATCCGCGTGCGGCCGAGAGCGATTGGCCGGAACTCGTTGCGCTGCATCGCGTGCCGGCTCCCGACCTCGGCCAGGGGCCGGTCGCCGCGGCTGCGGGCGCGCACGCCATGACCGACATCTCCGACGGTCTCGTCGAAGAACTGCTCACGATGTCGAGGGCCGCGGGGCTCGCGATGACCGTGGAGTCCGGTGCCGTGCCGCGACGCCCCGATCTGGTCGATGCGGCCGGTGCGCTCGGGGTGGACGTCGCGCGGTGGCTCCTCGCCGGGGGCGAGGACCATCATCTTCTCGCCTCGTTCGAGGCGGCGGCGGTGCCCCCGGGCTGGACCGTCATCGGCTCGGTCGGTCCGGCGTCGTCATCGGCTCCCGAGGTCTGGGTCGACGACCGGCGCGTCGGCGGGCCCGACGGACCGGACCTGCACGGGTGGCAGTCCTTCGCCGATCCGACACCCCACTAG
- a CDS encoding Lrp/AsnC ligand binding domain-containing protein, with translation MPVVQAYILIQTEVGRAALAAATIAEIAGVASSEEVSGPYDVIVRVDAADATHLTDNVVPQIQKVDGITRTLTCPVVTKTR, from the coding sequence ATGCCCGTGGTTCAGGCATACATACTGATCCAGACCGAGGTCGGCAGGGCCGCACTCGCGGCGGCGACGATCGCCGAGATCGCCGGCGTCGCCTCGTCGGAAGAGGTCAGTGGGCCGTATGACGTGATCGTCCGGGTCGATGCGGCCGATGCCACGCACCTGACCGACAACGTCGTTCCGCAGATCCAGAAGGTCGACGGCATCACCCGCACCCTGACCTGCCCGGTGGTCACGAAGACGCGCTGA
- a CDS encoding DUF3515 domain-containing protein: MTSAGSDDTPQSPVGDDPGDDPAAEDTPRYGGGGRLSPALVATLVAIPVMVIAGFIVFAALRPDPVTPIESYDAAGPVSEECTRLLAEAPDTFEGFGTKEVSGDRATWPATDSGDDMTLRCGVTRPAELSPTSNLQEIHAADQAGVQWFITDTVAGSGQAYVCVDHRPYVAMWIPANAGNGPITDISGVIDRTLERGPLDFG, encoded by the coding sequence GTGACGTCAGCAGGTTCGGATGACACCCCGCAGAGCCCCGTCGGCGACGATCCCGGCGACGACCCCGCTGCCGAGGACACCCCGCGGTACGGCGGTGGCGGCCGGCTCAGCCCGGCACTCGTCGCGACGCTGGTGGCCATCCCCGTGATGGTGATCGCCGGATTCATCGTGTTCGCCGCGTTGCGACCCGACCCGGTGACCCCGATCGAGTCCTACGACGCCGCCGGGCCGGTCTCGGAGGAGTGCACCCGTCTCCTCGCCGAAGCCCCGGACACCTTCGAGGGGTTCGGCACGAAAGAGGTCTCCGGAGATCGCGCGACGTGGCCTGCGACGGACTCCGGCGACGACATGACTTTGCGCTGTGGCGTGACCCGACCGGCGGAGCTGTCTCCCACGAGCAATCTGCAGGAGATCCACGCCGCCGACCAGGCCGGCGTCCAGTGGTTCATCACCGACACGGTCGCCGGGTCGGGGCAGGCCTACGTGTGCGTCGACCACCGGCCCTACGTCGCGATGTGGATCCCGGCGAACGCAGGCAACGGCCCCATCACCGACATCTCGGGCGTGATCGACCGCACCCTCGAACGGGGACCACTCGACTTCGGCTGA
- a CDS encoding NAD(P)H-dependent glycerol-3-phosphate dehydrogenase produces MRAAVMGAGSWGTSVAKVLVDAGTDTVIWARRPELAEAINSEHVNADYLPGITLPDALTATSSAVDALMGADIVVCGVPSQSLRPNLTQWTPYIGSDASLVSLAKGIESNTLLRMSEVIAEVTGVDDDRIAVLTGPNLAREIAEGQPAATVIACADEARAVTLQSAFSTRYFRPYTNTDVVGCEIGGSAKNVIALACGMASGIGFGQNTLATIITRGLAETIRLGVAVGAQIETLAGLAGIGDLVATCSSPLSRNRTFGARLGEGATMAQAQEATNGQVAEGVKSCSSVRALAERHQVPMPLTNAVHQVCHDGMSVADAVNSLLGRSPKPEIYRD; encoded by the coding sequence GTGCGCGCGGCGGTGATGGGAGCGGGTTCCTGGGGAACCTCGGTGGCGAAGGTCCTCGTGGATGCCGGGACGGACACCGTGATCTGGGCTCGACGCCCCGAACTCGCGGAGGCGATCAACAGTGAGCACGTCAACGCCGACTACCTACCGGGCATCACGCTGCCAGACGCGCTGACCGCGACGAGTTCGGCGGTCGATGCCCTCATGGGTGCCGACATCGTCGTGTGCGGTGTGCCGTCGCAGTCGTTGCGTCCCAATCTCACGCAGTGGACCCCCTACATCGGTTCGGACGCATCCCTGGTGTCGCTCGCCAAGGGCATCGAGTCCAACACGCTGCTGCGGATGAGCGAGGTCATCGCCGAGGTGACCGGCGTCGACGACGACCGGATCGCGGTGCTGACGGGCCCGAACCTGGCCCGCGAGATCGCGGAGGGCCAGCCCGCGGCGACGGTCATCGCCTGTGCCGACGAGGCGCGTGCGGTGACCCTGCAGAGCGCGTTCAGCACGCGGTACTTCCGGCCGTACACCAACACCGACGTCGTCGGATGCGAGATCGGCGGCTCGGCCAAGAACGTCATCGCGCTGGCCTGTGGGATGGCGAGCGGGATCGGATTCGGTCAGAACACCCTGGCGACGATCATCACCCGCGGGCTCGCGGAGACGATCCGGCTGGGCGTCGCGGTGGGCGCGCAGATCGAGACGCTGGCCGGGCTGGCCGGGATCGGCGACCTCGTCGCCACGTGTTCCTCGCCGTTGTCGCGCAACCGCACGTTCGGTGCCCGGCTCGGTGAAGGGGCCACCATGGCGCAGGCTCAGGAGGCCACCAACGGGCAGGTCGCCGAAGGAGTCAAGTCGTGCTCCTCGGTGCGCGCGCTGGCCGAACGGCATCAGGTGCCGATGCCGCTCACGAACGCGGTCCACCAGGTGTGTCACGACGGCATGTCGGTGGCCGACGCCGTCAACTCGCTGCTGGGCCGCAGCCCCAAGCCGGAGATCTATCGGGACTGA
- the cofC gene encoding 2-phospho-L-lactate guanylyltransferase, whose amino-acid sequence MEHSTVGADADSTIVDAGGTEPVATSVAAVLAVKSLHRAKSRLAATLSTAFEGDDPVTRGSLVLAMFLDTVEALRGAGISRIVVVSPDDEVLAAARRSGMRGLRESPHGDPTQGPPPSDAGLNAAFVDGARWAGDAWPDSTGLMYVQADLPAATSTSLTAVLRAAQQHRSSFLTDRDGTGTVLLHGTFVDATTPRFGPGSAAAHRSAGAVELDPAGVNWPDLRTDVDTATDLAVARELGLGPHTTAALRHL is encoded by the coding sequence ATGGAACACAGCACTGTCGGCGCGGACGCCGACTCGACGATCGTCGACGCGGGGGGCACCGAGCCCGTCGCGACGTCGGTCGCGGCCGTGCTGGCGGTGAAGAGTCTGCATCGCGCGAAGTCGCGGTTGGCCGCGACCCTCTCCACCGCGTTCGAGGGCGATGACCCGGTCACCCGCGGTTCGCTCGTCCTCGCGATGTTCCTCGACACCGTCGAGGCTCTCCGCGGTGCGGGGATCTCCCGCATCGTCGTCGTCAGCCCCGACGACGAGGTCCTCGCCGCGGCCCGACGCTCGGGCATGCGCGGCCTCCGGGAGTCACCGCACGGGGATCCGACACAGGGGCCTCCCCCGTCCGACGCCGGGCTCAATGCCGCATTCGTCGACGGCGCGCGGTGGGCCGGTGACGCCTGGCCCGACTCGACGGGACTGATGTACGTCCAAGCGGACCTGCCCGCCGCGACGAGCACGTCGCTCACCGCCGTGCTGCGCGCGGCGCAGCAGCATCGTTCCAGCTTCCTCACCGACCGCGACGGCACCGGCACCGTCCTCCTACACGGAACCTTCGTCGACGCCACGACGCCCCGCTTCGGCCCCGGCTCGGCCGCGGCCCATCGATCGGCCGGCGCCGTCGAACTCGATCCCGCGGGTGTGAACTGGCCCGACCTGCGCACCGACGTCGACACCGCAACGGACCTCGCCGTCGCCCGCGAGCTGGGTCTGGGCCCGCACACCACCGCTGCGCTGCGTCATCTCTGA
- a CDS encoding RNA degradosome polyphosphate kinase: MSPADDDAPPQTPTVTTTPIPHAPPAATLVPDESADLPEDRYLNRELSWLDFNSRVLALAEDTSLPLLDRAKFLAIFASNLDEFFMVRVAGLKRRDETGLSVRSADGLSPREQLMRIAGRAQTIADRHARVFLDSVRPALADNDIYVVSWSDLTAEQQARMTDYFQDEVFPVLTPLAVDPAHPFPYISGLSLNLAVTVRDVNESGEHFARVKVPDNVNRFIRVDRLSPYRGPADDKAAKRAVYLPMESLIAANLGNLFPGMEIVEHHVFRITRNADFEVEEDRDEDLLQALERELARRRFGSPVRLEVADDMSEHMLELLLRELEVDPADVIQVPGLLDLSSLFEIYALDRPHLKDRPFVPATHPAFGERETPKSVFSTLRDGDVLVHHPYDSFSTSVQRFIEQAAADPQVLAIKQTLYRTSGDSPIVNALIDAAEAGKQVVALVEIKARFDEQANIKWARKLEQAGVHVVYGLVGLKTHCKTCLVVRREGSTIKRYCHIGTGNYNPKTARLYEDVGLLTAAPDIGADLTDLFNTLTGYSRKQEYRNILVAPHGIRAGIIKRIQREIELFREGDTRARIQLKANALVDEQVIDALYRASQSGVPVDVVVRGISALRPGVEGYSDNIHVRSILGQFLEHSRILYFGAQNQYWFGSADMMHRNLDRRVEVMVNVRDERLAGELGDIFASALDPRTRCWVLHPDGSWVASPAEGEEVRDHQRQMMRRNRRRPETSS; the protein is encoded by the coding sequence GTGAGCCCAGCCGACGACGACGCACCACCGCAGACCCCCACGGTCACGACCACACCGATCCCCCATGCCCCGCCGGCCGCCACCCTGGTGCCCGACGAATCCGCCGATCTACCCGAAGACCGCTACCTCAACCGGGAATTGAGCTGGCTGGACTTCAATTCCCGTGTGCTCGCGCTGGCCGAAGACACCTCGCTGCCGCTTCTGGATCGCGCGAAGTTCCTCGCGATCTTCGCTTCCAACCTCGACGAGTTCTTCATGGTTCGGGTGGCCGGGCTCAAGCGGCGTGACGAGACCGGCCTGTCCGTCCGGTCCGCGGACGGGCTCTCGCCGCGAGAGCAACTCATGCGGATCGCCGGCCGCGCCCAGACCATCGCCGACCGCCACGCCCGGGTGTTCCTGGATTCGGTCCGACCGGCGTTGGCCGACAACGACATCTACGTGGTGTCCTGGTCCGACCTGACCGCCGAGCAGCAGGCGCGGATGACGGACTACTTCCAGGACGAGGTGTTCCCCGTCCTGACGCCTCTGGCCGTCGACCCCGCTCACCCGTTCCCGTACATCAGCGGGCTGTCGCTGAACCTCGCCGTGACCGTCCGCGACGTCAACGAGAGTGGCGAGCATTTCGCGCGGGTCAAGGTACCGGACAACGTGAACCGCTTCATCCGGGTCGACCGGTTGTCGCCGTACCGGGGCCCCGCGGACGACAAGGCCGCCAAACGCGCGGTGTACCTACCGATGGAGAGCCTGATCGCGGCCAACCTCGGCAACCTGTTCCCGGGCATGGAAATCGTTGAGCACCATGTTTTCCGGATCACCCGCAACGCCGACTTCGAAGTCGAGGAGGACCGCGACGAGGATCTGCTGCAGGCGTTGGAGCGCGAGCTCGCGCGGCGCCGGTTCGGTTCCCCGGTGCGACTCGAGGTCGCCGACGACATGAGCGAGCACATGCTCGAGTTGTTGCTGCGCGAGCTCGAGGTCGATCCCGCCGACGTCATCCAGGTGCCCGGACTCCTCGATCTGTCTTCGCTTTTCGAGATCTACGCACTCGACCGCCCGCACCTCAAGGACCGCCCGTTCGTCCCCGCCACTCATCCCGCGTTCGGAGAGCGGGAGACGCCCAAGAGCGTCTTCTCGACGTTGCGCGACGGAGACGTGCTCGTCCACCATCCATACGACTCGTTCTCCACCAGCGTGCAGCGGTTCATCGAGCAGGCCGCGGCCGACCCCCAGGTCCTCGCCATCAAGCAGACGCTGTACCGGACCTCCGGCGACTCCCCGATCGTGAACGCGCTCATCGACGCAGCCGAGGCCGGCAAACAGGTCGTCGCGCTCGTCGAGATCAAGGCACGGTTCGACGAGCAGGCGAACATCAAGTGGGCCCGCAAACTCGAGCAGGCCGGCGTCCACGTCGTCTACGGCCTCGTGGGACTCAAGACCCACTGCAAGACCTGTCTCGTGGTGCGGCGTGAGGGCTCGACGATCAAGCGGTACTGCCACATCGGCACCGGAAACTACAACCCGAAGACGGCGCGGCTCTACGAGGACGTGGGCCTGCTGACCGCCGCACCCGACATCGGCGCCGACCTCACCGACCTGTTCAACACCTTGACCGGCTACTCACGCAAACAGGAGTACCGCAACATTCTCGTTGCGCCGCACGGTATCCGGGCCGGGATCATCAAGCGGATCCAGCGTGAGATCGAGCTCTTCCGGGAGGGTGACACACGCGCACGGATCCAGCTCAAGGCGAATGCACTCGTCGACGAGCAGGTGATCGATGCGCTCTATCGGGCCTCCCAGAGCGGGGTGCCCGTCGATGTCGTCGTCCGGGGTATCAGCGCCCTGCGGCCCGGGGTCGAGGGGTACAGCGACAACATCCACGTGCGTTCCATCCTGGGCCAGTTCCTCGAGCACTCGCGGATTCTGTACTTCGGTGCGCAGAACCAGTACTGGTTCGGCAGCGCGGACATGATGCACCGCAATCTGGACCGCCGCGTCGAGGTCATGGTGAACGTTC